The segment GGATATCGGATGGGCAGGACTCCTGCTCGACCAAGGCGACCTGTTTTAGCAGCGCATCGCCCATGGCGCGCACATTGTGGATTCCGTAGGTCCGGACGGCCACCATCGGCAACACCGAGAGTCCCAGCAGCAACAACAGCAATTGGGTTCGAAAGCGCATGGGTCGTTCCTCTTCCGATAAAAGTGCACGGCACAGGGCTTCAGCCCCGGAGATGAAATGGCCGTCCCGCCAATGGCTGGATTTGGGCGAACACAGGGGTTCACCCTTACAGCCCATCCTGATTTGCAGGATCAAAACGCAACGCTCCGCCACAAGAGGCGTTTTCTCCTCATGCATTGGCGGAGCGATACCGTCGATGGTCTGACGGAATCCGTCAGCAAAAGACCGCAGTCCGAGTTCGGCGCCTCGGGCCTCAGCCCGTCAGACCATTTGTCGAGCCATCAAGGCGCAGCCGATGTCCCAAGCGGCAATTGCTTGAACCGGCCTCCGAACACAATCGGGTCTCCCCTGTATCCGAGAGCTTTGAAATCGATGTAGTCCGTTGAACCGATCAAATGGCTGACGTTTCGGCCTTCCCGGGCCATGAAGCTGAAATCCGTTCCCTTGTGGGCCAGCTCCTTGAAATTGACATCCCGGCTATCCTGATGGCAGCGGCTGCAGGTCTTATCCCCCTTGAGGCTTTCATGGCACTGTACGCAGGAAAGCGCCATGGTCTTGGGCATGACCTCGTGATTGATGCCCCAGTGCATTTCCGTACGCGTCCAGGTGAATTTTCCGGAATAGGGCAAATTTGCTGCCTTCATGCCGATTTGAAAAGCCTTTTCCCAATCGAGCTCGTCCCAGTAGCCGCCCTTGCCGAAAAGATGGGGAATCAGCAGGTACTGGTTGATGGCATCCGCCGGCTGGATCCCTTTCATGATCTTGAAGGGATAAATCTTTGAACGCTGATCCTTCATGGAGCCGACCGGTTGAGTGATTTTCGTGACCTTCTCCAGATCGATTTTGTCTCCGATGTAGGAGCGCGCCACGTATCCATTGTACCAGGCATAGGAAGGCTTGCCGCTTTCCGTCCAGACGAATTCCCCCTTCATCCAGGAATAGTCTTCATTGCCGTTGGCGTCCTTTTTGGGCTTGCGGCTTTTGTCCCCTGCCTTGGACCAGTCCCACCAGGTCTTGGTCGCCTTGCATTTCGAATACAGGGGAGAATGGCACGTGTTGCAGGCCAGGGTTTCCGTGTGCTTGTTCAGGTGGTGATCCAGCAGTTTCTGGCCGTAGTGGGGTTTGGACGTGTGGCAATCCTCGCAGGAACGGCTTCCCTCCGCCACCGGCAGCGATGTGCTTCGACCGAAAATCTGATGGTTTCGCGTTTTGTGGCATTCGGCGCAGGCAAAATCGTATCCGCCCATGTGAACGTCGCAGTTGCGGCTTGGGTAATAGAGCACACTGGACATATCGGCATGCTTCACCGCATCCCCGCCACCTCCCTGGAAATGGCAGTCCCCGCAGTTCTTGCGGCTCGAAGAGCCGACATTCTGGGCGACCTTCACCAGGTCCACCTTGGGGTCGGGCATACCGGCCGCAGGCGGTGCTTTCTTATAGGTGTCGTGACAAACGAGACAATCCATCCGGCTCATGTCCTTGAAATCGAAATTCGCATCTTTCCATCCGTAACCGGCATGGCAGCTCGTACATCGCGGCCAGTTGGGGGCGAGTGCGATGCAGAAATTGTTGATGACATTGGTGGCCTTGCCGCTCTGGATTTCCTTCTGATGTTTCAGCGTATAGGGAGATGGGCCCCGCCAGAGCCAATGCGCGGATTGGAGCATGTCCTTTCCGGCGTTTTCATGGCAGCGAAGGCATTCCCGGGTCACCTGCATGGGATCGGGTCTTTCGGGGAGTTTGACGAGGGCTTTATGATCCGGAACGTTGCGACCATGACACCCGTTGCAGTCCACGGGACCCTTT is part of the Desulfatirhabdium butyrativorans DSM 18734 genome and harbors:
- a CDS encoding tetrathionate reductase family octaheme c-type cytochrome, yielding MSQERLLPMIRSVLVLIVLIGCTFVSIAIAADNPAGNGDGELAKDKAAFDPACQRKAFEHAHEMVPFVERVSQETPGERQQRLIALGIGIKNLPATYFLLDSPIIRAEEDRYKPVRFMHGKHAAVVQDCSRCHHLRPESEDAAETVRCSACHQESFKPDHPERLGLKAAYHQQCMGCHEQMKKGPVDCNGCHGRNVPDHKALVKLPERPDPMQVTRECLRCHENAGKDMLQSAHWLWRGPSPYTLKHQKEIQSGKATNVINNFCIALAPNWPRCTSCHAGYGWKDANFDFKDMSRMDCLVCHDTYKKAPPAAGMPDPKVDLVKVAQNVGSSSRKNCGDCHFQGGGGDAVKHADMSSVLYYPSRNCDVHMGGYDFACAECHKTRNHQIFGRSTSLPVAEGSRSCEDCHTSKPHYGQKLLDHHLNKHTETLACNTCHSPLYSKCKATKTWWDWSKAGDKSRKPKKDANGNEDYSWMKGEFVWTESGKPSYAWYNGYVARSYIGDKIDLEKVTKITQPVGSMKDQRSKIYPFKIMKGIQPADAINQYLLIPHLFGKGGYWDELDWEKAFQIGMKAANLPYSGKFTWTRTEMHWGINHEVMPKTMALSCVQCHESLKGDKTCSRCHQDSRDVNFKELAHKGTDFSFMAREGRNVSHLIGSTDYIDFKALGYRGDPIVFGGRFKQLPLGTSAAP